One genomic window of candidate division KSB1 bacterium includes the following:
- the gcvH gene encoding glycine cleavage system protein GcvH, which translates to MIPQDLKYTEEHEWVLFEDNVATIGVTDYAQSELGDVVFVELPNVGELVQHMEPFGTIEAVKTVADLFAPISGEVVEVNTLLEENSHLINEDPYGEGWIIRIKVSDPGEEEHLLDADEYAKIIE; encoded by the coding sequence ATGATCCCCCAAGATTTAAAATATACAGAGGAGCATGAATGGGTGCTTTTCGAAGATAATGTTGCTACTATTGGAGTGACAGATTATGCACAAAGCGAACTCGGCGACGTAGTATTTGTAGAATTACCTAATGTCGGTGAACTGGTTCAACATATGGAACCTTTCGGAACAATCGAAGCAGTTAAAACTGTTGCTGACCTCTTTGCTCCTATTTCTGGCGAAGTTGTGGAAGTAAATACTTTACTTGAAGAAAATTCCCATTTAATCAACGAAGATCCATATGGAGAGGGTTGGATTATTAGAATCAAAGTATCAGATCCTGGTGAGGAAGAACACCTTTTGGATGCAGATGAATACGCAAAAATCATAGAGTAA
- the fadJ gene encoding fatty acid oxidation complex subunit alpha FadJ: MSFTHVVKEDDVAFVWLDHPHDKINKISFDLISEFETLLNTLENDDEVKAIILISKKPDNFIAGADIDAFTAIVDATQAEEASRNGNQLLSRLANFSKPVVAAIHGAALGGGLEIALACHYRIASNDPKTILGLPEVKLGLLPGSGGTQRLPRLVGIQKALNIMLTGKNVYPHQAKRMGLVDELHHPYGLDIAAKTAALSLIGKKPRKANKSTLEKLLEGTSFGRNLILSKARQAVAKSTKGNYPAPLKIIDCVEIGLSKGMQEGLNAESKRFGELMVSPESKQLVNLFFSMNAVKKNPMKEKAKPVEKIGVLGAGLMGSGIAMISANNGMEVVLKDINYDSIGKGTKTIWKELSGKVRKKALTHFERDLIMSRISGSINQDTLKNANLIIEAVFEDLKLKQTILKETEEISDDNAIFASNTSSLPISDIAKNAIKPEQVIGMHYFSPVHKMPLLEIIKTNQTADWVVATAVETGIKQGKTVIVVKDGPGFYTTRILAPMLNEAILLLEEGGNIEQIDDAMKKFGFPVGPFTLMDEIGIDVCAHVTEVLSKLFAKRGVEGSTKMKDLFEAGYMGKKNKIGFYRYKDKSKVDFLTRKKRKSINPTVYAFFGGVNRKTIDDKDIYQRLTWAMVNEAAYCLQENILNSPRDGDLGAILGLGFPPFLGGPFRYLDSLGSKEVLSIMENLESKYGKRFEIAKIIRDYSKKGKLFYNSS; encoded by the coding sequence ATGTCGTTCACACATGTAGTCAAAGAAGACGATGTTGCTTTTGTTTGGTTGGATCATCCGCATGATAAAATTAATAAAATATCATTCGATTTGATCAGTGAATTTGAAACCCTGCTAAATACTTTGGAAAATGATGATGAAGTAAAGGCTATTATTTTGATTAGTAAAAAACCGGACAATTTTATTGCTGGAGCGGATATCGATGCTTTCACGGCAATTGTAGATGCAACCCAAGCTGAAGAAGCAAGCCGTAATGGGAATCAGCTTTTAAGCCGGCTGGCAAATTTCTCAAAACCGGTCGTTGCGGCAATACATGGAGCAGCACTTGGTGGGGGATTAGAGATTGCACTAGCGTGTCATTACCGCATTGCAAGCAATGACCCAAAAACCATTTTAGGGCTACCTGAAGTCAAGCTGGGGCTTCTACCAGGCAGTGGGGGTACTCAACGTTTACCGCGTCTTGTCGGAATTCAAAAAGCTTTGAATATAATGCTTACAGGAAAAAATGTTTATCCCCATCAGGCAAAAAGAATGGGATTAGTTGATGAACTCCATCACCCTTATGGTTTGGATATTGCGGCAAAAACTGCAGCTCTTTCTCTAATTGGGAAAAAGCCTCGTAAAGCAAACAAATCGACCTTAGAAAAACTGCTGGAAGGAACGTCATTTGGAAGGAATTTAATCCTTTCCAAGGCCAGGCAAGCTGTTGCAAAGAGTACTAAAGGGAACTATCCTGCCCCATTAAAAATTATTGATTGCGTTGAAATTGGTCTATCCAAAGGAATGCAAGAAGGATTAAACGCTGAATCCAAAAGATTTGGTGAGTTAATGGTTTCTCCGGAATCAAAACAGTTGGTCAATCTTTTTTTCAGTATGAATGCAGTCAAAAAAAATCCGATGAAAGAAAAGGCTAAGCCAGTGGAAAAAATTGGCGTTCTTGGCGCCGGTTTAATGGGTTCGGGAATTGCAATGATCAGCGCAAATAATGGAATGGAGGTTGTACTCAAAGACATCAACTATGACTCCATAGGCAAAGGCACAAAAACAATCTGGAAAGAATTAAGCGGAAAAGTGCGTAAAAAAGCTTTGACTCATTTTGAAAGAGACTTAATTATGAGTCGAATTTCAGGGTCGATAAACCAGGACACATTAAAAAATGCAAATTTGATTATTGAAGCAGTATTTGAAGATTTAAAATTAAAACAAACGATCTTGAAAGAGACTGAAGAAATTTCGGATGATAACGCAATCTTTGCCAGTAATACCTCTTCACTCCCCATTTCAGATATTGCCAAAAACGCGATTAAACCTGAACAAGTGATTGGTATGCACTATTTTTCCCCGGTTCATAAAATGCCTTTGCTCGAAATCATCAAAACCAACCAAACAGCTGATTGGGTGGTTGCAACGGCTGTAGAGACTGGAATCAAACAAGGAAAGACTGTGATTGTGGTTAAGGATGGCCCCGGTTTTTATACCACCCGGATATTAGCACCAATGCTAAATGAAGCAATACTTCTATTAGAAGAAGGAGGAAATATTGAACAGATTGATGATGCTATGAAGAAATTCGGATTTCCGGTTGGGCCATTTACCTTGATGGATGAAATAGGGATTGATGTTTGCGCTCACGTTACCGAGGTTTTGTCAAAGCTCTTTGCAAAAAGGGGCGTTGAGGGTAGTACGAAAATGAAAGATCTATTCGAAGCCGGATATATGGGCAAGAAAAATAAAATAGGATTTTACCGATACAAGGATAAATCAAAAGTTGACTTTCTCACTAGAAAAAAGAGAAAAAGCATAAATCCCACTGTTTATGCTTTCTTTGGCGGTGTAAACAGAAAAACGATTGATGATAAGGATATTTACCAAAGATTAACCTGGGCAATGGTAAATGAAGCTGCTTATTGCTTACAAGAAAATATATTAAATTCACCTCGAGATGGCGATCTTGGCGCTATTCTTGGCCTTGGTTTTCCTCCTTTCTTGGGAGGACCTTTCAGATATTTAGACTCTTTAGGAAGCAAAGAGGTTCTTTCTATTATGGAAAACCTGGAATCTAAATATGGCAAGCGATTCGAAATCGCAAAGATTATCCGCGATTATTCGAAAAAAGGAAAGTTATTCTATAATTCGTCATAA
- the gcvPA gene encoding aminomethyl-transferring glycine dehydrogenase subunit GcvPA, which yields MPFIPNTEQNEKKILNTIGIDSFEQLLTGIPQNARISGELNLPAQLSELEAVRLLQNLAEKNKNINQYSCFIGGGAYDHYVPSAVDHIISRSEFYTAYTPYQPEVSQGTLQVAFEYQTLICELTGMEITNASLYEGGSSLAEAVLLTNSSKDSKRMLVSAGINPYYKKVMQTYADGQKIELINIPLNENGVTDLSALKSLLSEPTGGVFIQHPNFFGNLEIVDELEHIIHDANSFFVASIDPISLGVISAPGDYGADIVTGEGQVLGNPLSFGGPYLGIFCVNKVLVRKLPGRLIGETVDSENRRGFVMTLRTREQDIRREKATSNICTNQALNALAATIYLSLLGKQGIKEVAEQCLQKSHYLAEKISQLKTFSLLSNSLFFKEFVIKCPAEACTVIQKLKHEGILAGLDLGRIYPNRKDQLLVAVTEKRSTDELDAFVSALKKYFET from the coding sequence ATGCCATTTATACCAAATACAGAACAAAATGAAAAGAAAATATTAAACACAATTGGAATTGACTCATTTGAACAGCTGCTTACCGGAATTCCCCAAAATGCCAGAATATCAGGCGAATTAAACTTACCGGCGCAACTATCCGAACTGGAAGCGGTTCGGTTATTGCAGAACCTTGCTGAAAAAAATAAAAATATCAACCAATATTCTTGTTTTATTGGTGGGGGGGCGTATGACCATTATGTTCCTAGTGCTGTTGATCATATTATATCCAGGTCAGAATTCTATACAGCATATACTCCCTATCAACCTGAAGTTAGCCAAGGCACTCTCCAAGTTGCATTTGAATATCAAACGTTGATCTGTGAGTTAACGGGAATGGAGATCACTAACGCGTCTCTCTACGAAGGTGGCTCTTCTTTGGCTGAGGCTGTTTTATTAACCAATAGTTCTAAAGATTCAAAGCGGATGTTGGTTTCCGCAGGGATTAATCCGTATTATAAAAAAGTTATGCAAACCTATGCGGATGGCCAGAAAATTGAGCTAATCAATATTCCACTCAATGAAAATGGGGTCACTGATTTAAGTGCTTTGAAATCTTTACTTTCCGAACCAACTGGGGGTGTCTTCATTCAACATCCGAATTTTTTTGGAAACCTTGAAATTGTAGATGAATTAGAACATATCATTCATGATGCTAACAGTTTTTTTGTCGCTTCCATTGATCCAATTTCACTTGGAGTTATTTCCGCTCCAGGTGATTATGGGGCTGATATCGTTACCGGAGAGGGACAAGTATTAGGAAATCCCCTAAGCTTTGGTGGTCCATACTTAGGTATTTTTTGCGTAAATAAGGTGCTGGTCCGTAAACTACCTGGAAGATTAATTGGCGAAACTGTTGATTCCGAAAACCGTCGTGGATTTGTCATGACTCTTAGAACCCGCGAACAAGATATTCGAAGAGAAAAAGCGACATCTAATATTTGTACAAATCAAGCTTTAAATGCCTTGGCGGCGACAATTTATCTTTCATTGCTAGGAAAGCAAGGAATTAAGGAAGTTGCTGAACAATGTCTACAAAAAAGTCATTATTTAGCTGAAAAGATTTCTCAACTGAAAACTTTTAGTCTTTTGAGCAACAGTTTATTTTTTAAAGAGTTTGTCATAAAATGTCCTGCGGAAGCATGTACTGTAATTCAAAAACTCAAACATGAAGGAATACTTGCAGGCTTGGATTTAGGAAGAATTTATCCAAACCGAAAAGACCAACTTTTGGTAGCAGTTACCGAAAAAAGATCAACGGATGAACTTGATGCTTTCGTATCTGCACTAAAAAAATATTTCGAAACTTAA
- the accC gene encoding acetyl-CoA carboxylase biotin carboxylase subunit gives MFNKILIANRGEIALRVIRACKELGIKTVAIYSSADTDSLHVRFADEAVCIGPPPSYESYLNIPRIISAAEVTNADAIHPGYGFLAENAHFADITESCNMQFIGPPASIIDKMGNKAFAKTLMKEAGVPIVPGSKGVLKNSDAAKKSAKTIGYPIILKASAGGGGKGMRVVHNENELETAYLAAQNESNAAFGNSDLYLEKFLQKPRHIEVQILADHYGNVITLGERECSIQRKHQKLIEESPSPAVDDELRKKITSAALEGAKAASYRSAGTIEFLLEPDNNFYFMEMNTRIQVEHPVTESVFGIDLITEQIRIAAGERINEFSQTFKMRGHAIECRVNAENPDKNFAPSPGTITYFHIPGGFGIRVDTHAYAQYVIPPYYDSLIAKLIVQGKTREEALKRMERALEEFVIEGISTTIPLHLRIIRNEDFRNGNFDIHFMDTFLENGKQLANQKEE, from the coding sequence TTGTTTAATAAAATATTGATCGCAAATCGCGGAGAAATAGCTCTTCGAGTCATTCGGGCCTGTAAAGAACTTGGCATTAAAACAGTTGCAATTTATTCATCTGCAGATACTGACTCGCTTCATGTTCGTTTTGCTGACGAAGCTGTTTGTATTGGGCCCCCACCCAGTTATGAAAGTTATTTAAATATCCCCCGCATAATCAGTGCGGCGGAAGTTACGAATGCAGACGCTATCCATCCTGGATATGGCTTTTTAGCAGAGAACGCCCATTTTGCTGACATTACGGAATCTTGTAATATGCAGTTTATTGGTCCTCCTGCAAGTATTATCGATAAGATGGGAAATAAAGCCTTCGCTAAAACATTAATGAAGGAAGCCGGAGTACCAATTGTACCCGGTAGCAAAGGAGTTCTAAAAAACAGTGATGCAGCCAAAAAATCAGCCAAAACTATTGGTTATCCCATCATTCTAAAAGCATCAGCCGGCGGTGGTGGTAAAGGTATGCGTGTCGTCCACAATGAAAACGAATTGGAAACCGCATATCTAGCAGCTCAAAATGAGTCCAACGCAGCATTTGGAAATTCGGATTTATATCTTGAAAAATTTCTTCAAAAACCGAGACATATTGAAGTTCAAATTCTAGCAGACCATTATGGAAATGTGATCACTCTCGGTGAAAGAGAATGTTCTATTCAGCGGAAGCACCAAAAACTAATTGAGGAATCCCCCTCGCCTGCAGTTGATGATGAATTACGAAAAAAAATTACATCGGCTGCACTAGAAGGAGCAAAAGCTGCGAGTTATAGAAGTGCCGGTACGATCGAATTTTTACTTGAACCTGATAATAATTTCTACTTTATGGAAATGAACACCAGGATCCAGGTAGAACACCCTGTTACTGAAAGTGTATTTGGCATTGACCTTATTACGGAACAAATACGAATTGCAGCAGGTGAAAGGATCAATGAATTTTCACAGACATTTAAAATGCGTGGTCATGCAATTGAATGTCGCGTAAACGCAGAAAACCCGGATAAAAATTTTGCACCCTCACCTGGTACAATAACATATTTTCATATACCGGGAGGATTTGGAATTAGGGTTGACACTCACGCTTATGCTCAGTATGTTATTCCTCCCTATTATGATTCGTTAATTGCTAAGCTAATCGTCCAAGGAAAAACAAGGGAGGAAGCACTTAAAAGAATGGAAAGAGCGTTAGAAGAATTTGTAATCGAAGGTATTTCGACCACAATTCCCTTGCACCTACGAATTATCAGAAATGAAGATTTCAGGAATGGCAATTTCGATATCCATTTTATGGATACGTTTTTGGAGAACGGGAAACAATTGGCAAATCAAAAAGAGGAGTAG
- a CDS encoding acetyl-CoA carboxylase biotin carboxyl carrier protein, whose protein sequence is MNVKMIRNLIKLVEESNIAELEVSRWGRKVKIIKNISDNHKLSTSVPAENIIITEKVNNIQEKSISETSISDTPAAKPSISDEQTKDHVIRSPMVGTFHRKPSPDSDLYVEIGDRITPGKILCIIEAMKLMNEIEAEVSGTIVEILVDNGNPVEYNQPLFRVKEE, encoded by the coding sequence ATGAATGTTAAAATGATTCGCAATTTAATTAAGCTAGTCGAAGAAAGTAATATTGCGGAATTGGAGGTTTCCCGTTGGGGAAGGAAAGTTAAAATTATTAAAAATATTAGCGATAATCATAAGTTATCAACCTCAGTTCCGGCAGAAAATATTATCATTACAGAGAAAGTAAATAATATTCAGGAAAAATCAATTTCGGAAACCAGTATTTCAGATACACCTGCAGCAAAGCCCTCTATTTCTGATGAACAAACAAAGGACCATGTAATACGGTCTCCGATGGTTGGTACCTTTCATCGTAAACCGTCTCCGGATAGTGATTTATATGTAGAAATAGGTGACCGGATTACTCCCGGAAAGATTTTATGTATTATCGAAGCTATGAAATTGATGAATGAAATTGAGGCAGAGGTAAGTGGTACTATCGTTGAAATCCTTGTGGACAATGGAAATCCTGTTGAGTATAATCAACCTCTCTTTCGAGTAAAAGAAGAATAA
- a CDS encoding phosphatase PAP2 family protein has product MFDWVLILDTNFFFLINKSMANSVFDVVMPFITNDKNFRIPILLVWIGLIIFGGKRGRIAAALIIPLIILTDYVSSSVIKPLVERIRPCNALEGVRLLVSCSKAFSFTSSHATNIFGAAFFFSRLYPKTNLFVFIFAGTVGYSRSYVGVHYPFDVICGGLLGIFLAWLILFTYQKITSKYFLKYVIE; this is encoded by the coding sequence ATGTTTGATTGGGTTTTGATTTTAGATACAAATTTCTTTTTTTTGATCAATAAATCAATGGCTAATTCTGTATTCGATGTGGTTATGCCGTTCATTACAAATGATAAAAATTTTAGAATCCCGATTTTGCTGGTTTGGATAGGATTAATTATTTTTGGAGGAAAACGGGGCAGGATTGCCGCAGCGCTGATTATTCCGTTAATTATATTAACGGATTATGTCAGTAGTTCTGTCATAAAACCGTTAGTTGAGCGAATAAGACCCTGCAATGCTTTGGAAGGTGTGCGGTTATTGGTTTCATGTTCCAAGGCTTTCTCGTTTACATCTTCTCATGCAACCAATATATTTGGCGCAGCTTTCTTTTTTTCCAGACTTTACCCGAAAACAAACCTGTTTGTTTTTATCTTTGCCGGAACGGTGGGTTATTCCCGGTCTTATGTTGGAGTCCATTATCCATTCGATGTCATTTGCGGAGGTCTTTTGGGTATTTTCTTAGCCTGGTTAATTCTCTTCACATATCAAAAAATTACTTCAAAATATTTTTTAAAATATGTAATTGAATAA
- a CDS encoding class I SAM-dependent methyltransferase, translated as MNNSIEQTATDLSIRNYWAKKLFSITFRNNLKIARQALCYDAGLNLYSVDPSAIPANKLYSMELGAKALIKVWPFIHDNLLEIGCGNKPYVLLINSLVSKYIGIDLPNWIEQDQSDCWADGLTLPFKYESFDTVLSLDMLNKVASPTHLFREANRVLKRHGHFVVMVSNEFSITDRPVFANYTADGLRMLAEQNGFNVQVLNSKGKKIPYFINSIVQTIFYGINLLRKSENKNQKPNTILTMFERILRKLQKILLKVTPEKSINCGEELSEINGRNRDSRFHMGYMLVAKKVFNLNEFSY; from the coding sequence ATGAATAATAGCATAGAACAAACCGCGACAGACCTTAGTATTAGGAATTATTGGGCGAAGAAACTCTTTTCGATTACTTTTCGAAATAATCTAAAAATTGCACGACAAGCCCTTTGCTATGATGCAGGCTTAAATTTATATTCAGTTGATCCATCTGCCATACCAGCCAATAAACTTTATTCTATGGAATTAGGAGCAAAAGCCTTGATTAAGGTATGGCCATTTATTCATGACAATCTTTTGGAAATAGGTTGTGGAAATAAACCATATGTTCTTCTGATTAATTCTTTAGTCAGTAAATACATTGGCATAGATTTGCCAAATTGGATTGAACAAGATCAATCAGACTGTTGGGCCGATGGATTAACGCTTCCTTTTAAATATGAATCATTTGATACTGTCCTATCCCTGGATATGCTAAACAAAGTTGCATCGCCAACCCATCTTTTTCGTGAGGCCAATAGAGTTTTAAAGCGCCATGGTCATTTCGTCGTGATGGTCTCAAATGAATTCTCTATCACTGATAGACCAGTCTTTGCAAATTATACGGCGGATGGTTTAAGGATGCTTGCAGAACAAAATGGGTTTAATGTTCAAGTGCTTAATTCAAAAGGAAAAAAAATTCCTTATTTTATTAATTCTATAGTCCAGACTATATTCTATGGAATAAATTTGCTAAGAAAGTCAGAGAACAAAAATCAAAAGCCAAACACAATTTTAACGATGTTTGAACGAATATTAAGAAAGCTACAAAAAATATTATTGAAAGTTACACCTGAAAAATCAATTAATTGTGGGGAAGAACTAAGTGAAATAAATGGTAGGAACAGAGATTCGAGATTTCACATGGGGTACATGCTGGTTGCAAAAAAGGTATTTAATCTCAATGAGTTTAGCTATTAG
- a CDS encoding acetyl-CoA C-acyltransferase, which yields MKTYKQSIRRAVLVDGCRIPFLRSSTEYQDLTSYDLARYAIKALIDRSGIDKKMVNQVIMGTVISNIQTSNVAREAALAIGLPHNIPAFTVTLACISSNQAITSGVDLIQTYQADVVIAGGTECMSDIPILFRKKFRKKLIETQKYKKTTDYLKFIKGLGFSDLLPEIPSISEYSTGRTMGMDCDRLAARLGISREEQDEYALRSHLGAANAIENGLFNEEIQPVMAPPKFIPILKDNGPRADSTIEKLQKLRPAFMKPYGTLTAANSSFLTDGASTVLLMAEDTAKSLGFKPKVAINAYTYTAQDPKEELLLGPAYATPKLLDMTGLTIKDIDVFEFHEAFAAQILANLKCLDSTQFAKDNLGKSKKIGQIPMDKFNTLGGSLSLGHPFGATGARLATTTANRLIREDGQFGLIASCASGAIGNAILMERLN from the coding sequence ATGAAAACTTATAAGCAAAGCATACGAAGAGCAGTTTTGGTTGATGGTTGCCGCATTCCTTTTCTACGTTCCAGCACTGAATATCAAGATCTAACTTCATATGATCTTGCACGATATGCAATTAAGGCTTTAATTGACCGTTCTGGAATTGATAAAAAAATGGTAAACCAGGTTATCATGGGAACTGTTATTTCGAATATTCAAACCAGCAATGTAGCCAGAGAAGCAGCCCTGGCTATTGGTTTACCTCATAATATTCCCGCTTTCACAGTGACGCTGGCATGTATATCTTCAAACCAAGCAATAACCAGTGGTGTAGATTTAATACAAACATATCAAGCTGATGTTGTAATTGCTGGTGGAACTGAATGTATGTCTGACATACCCATACTCTTCAGGAAAAAATTCAGAAAAAAGTTGATCGAAACCCAGAAATATAAAAAGACTACAGATTACCTAAAATTCATTAAAGGACTTGGTTTTAGTGATTTGCTGCCGGAAATTCCATCTATTTCGGAATATTCCACCGGCCGGACAATGGGAATGGATTGTGACCGACTAGCTGCCAGATTGGGTATTTCGAGGGAAGAACAGGATGAATATGCACTTCGGTCGCATTTGGGTGCTGCAAATGCTATTGAAAATGGACTATTCAATGAAGAGATCCAACCTGTTATGGCGCCACCTAAATTCATACCAATTCTTAAAGACAATGGTCCTCGTGCAGATTCAACAATTGAAAAATTACAGAAATTGAGACCAGCCTTTATGAAACCTTATGGCACTTTAACTGCAGCGAATTCCTCTTTTTTAACCGACGGTGCAAGCACTGTGCTTTTAATGGCCGAGGACACAGCAAAAAGCTTAGGGTTTAAACCTAAAGTTGCAATTAATGCATATACATATACAGCACAAGATCCAAAGGAAGAATTATTACTAGGACCGGCTTATGCAACCCCTAAACTTCTAGATATGACAGGATTAACCATTAAAGATATTGACGTATTCGAGTTTCACGAAGCTTTTGCGGCGCAAATTCTTGCTAATTTAAAATGTCTTGATTCCACTCAGTTTGCAAAAGACAATTTAGGCAAAAGCAAAAAAATTGGCCAAATTCCTATGGATAAATTTAATACACTGGGTGGATCACTTTCCCTGGGACACCCTTTTGGAGCCACTGGTGCAAGGCTGGCAACAACCACAGCAAATCGACTTATTCGTGAAGACGGTCAATTTGGATTGATCGCCTCTTGTGCTTCCGGTGCAATTGGTAATGCAATTTTAATGGAGCGTTTAAACTAA
- a CDS encoding HNH endonuclease has protein sequence MPFRESLKLKVKKKADFRCCMCQGLVNDVHHIIPEKDGDPNTIDNAAPLCAGDHRTYGNNPDFRKTIIQMRDYWYETCELKRNALQRYDETIFEKVDEIQREMKGGFAEVRYALANFYKGKLHEIESAATPDGLSEAISAIASGTSVTPIFEIAAKESRPFLSRLFINLPTTKEVGVWIENRGKGIAHLTPYDIVINGDIKSKHKIQTLADWKTVLKRLGINHPWVNMAAIRGKIVIAPGNKILVLRIAPSEFSIERYQKFIEAIDRIEFLLSYKSSTGNEFYFQF, from the coding sequence ATGCCGTTCCGGGAAAGTCTAAAACTGAAAGTTAAAAAGAAAGCAGATTTTCGATGCTGCATGTGCCAGGGGTTAGTTAACGATGTACATCACATAATTCCTGAGAAGGACGGTGATCCAAATACGATAGACAATGCTGCTCCACTATGTGCAGGTGATCATAGAACGTATGGGAACAATCCAGATTTTAGGAAAACCATTATACAGATGCGGGATTACTGGTACGAAACGTGTGAATTGAAAAGAAATGCATTGCAACGATATGATGAGACGATCTTTGAAAAGGTCGATGAGATACAGAGAGAGATGAAGGGAGGGTTTGCAGAGGTCAGATATGCTCTGGCCAACTTTTATAAGGGAAAATTGCATGAGATTGAATCGGCGGCTACACCAGATGGTTTGTCCGAAGCAATATCTGCCATAGCGTCGGGCACCTCTGTGACCCCAATCTTTGAAATAGCTGCAAAGGAATCAAGACCATTTCTAAGCAGATTGTTTATCAATTTACCAACAACCAAAGAGGTGGGAGTGTGGATAGAAAATCGTGGTAAGGGCATAGCCCACCTCACGCCATATGACATTGTTATCAATGGTGATATAAAGTCAAAACATAAAATCCAAACATTAGCCGATTGGAAAACGGTATTGAAAAGGCTCGGGATCAATCACCCTTGGGTAAATATGGCAGCAATTCGAGGGAAAATAGTTATTGCGCCTGGAAACAAAATTTTAGTACTCAGGATTGCACCGAGTGAATTTAGCATTGAGAGATATC
- the efp gene encoding elongation factor P translates to MAQASSFRSGMVLELEKELWQITEAQLVMPGKGGAFVRTKLKHMKTGRVVERTFRSEEKLKDVRVEKKSMQYLYKDSDHFYFMDKNTYDQVTVDADFLGNSVNYLKEGNDSDLLFHGSEPIGIELPYFVELEVVKTEPGLKGDSVSGSTKPAHLETGATVQVPLFVEEGDKLKIDTRTNEYVERV, encoded by the coding sequence ATGGCACAAGCATCGAGTTTTAGGTCGGGTATGGTTCTCGAATTGGAAAAAGAACTCTGGCAAATTACAGAAGCTCAGCTTGTAATGCCCGGCAAAGGTGGTGCTTTCGTTCGAACAAAATTAAAACATATGAAAACAGGACGAGTCGTTGAGCGGACATTTCGATCTGAAGAGAAATTAAAAGATGTTCGAGTTGAAAAAAAGTCGATGCAATATCTTTATAAAGATAGCGATCATTTCTATTTCATGGATAAAAATACATATGACCAGGTTACTGTGGATGCCGATTTCTTAGGAAATTCTGTAAATTATTTAAAGGAAGGAAATGATTCGGATTTACTTTTTCATGGATCTGAGCCTATTGGTATTGAACTTCCATATTTTGTCGAATTGGAAGTCGTTAAAACAGAACCGGGCTTAAAAGGAGATTCTGTGTCTGGTTCAACCAAACCTGCTCATCTGGAAACCGGAGCGACCGTTCAGGTCCCTTTATTTGTTGAAGAAGGGGACAAACTTAAAATTGACACGCGCACAAACGAATATGTTGAAAGAGTATGA